A single region of the Actinoplanes sp. SE50/110 genome encodes:
- a CDS encoding SDR family NAD(P)-dependent oxidoreductase, translating to MPPTVVITGASSGVGRASALAFARCGARLALAARSAEALETVAAECRALGARVVTVVADVTEPAMVREVAAAVDRVDVWVHTAAVMAYGRFEDVPVEVFDQVVRVDLLGAANVARVALETFRRQRRGVLIFGGSLLGTVVTPYTSSYVTSKWGLRALVRALRLETRDAADIHVCLVSPGAVDTPIYRRAANFAGRYGQPPPPVDSPEKVAAAILRCARRPRGTVNVGIANKIISLGFVVTPALYDVLVGPLMRRGGLSRERVGPHNGNVFTPVHHAAAEDRR from the coding sequence TCGGACGGGCCAGCGCGCTCGCGTTCGCCCGATGCGGCGCACGGCTCGCGCTCGCCGCCCGGTCCGCGGAAGCGCTGGAAACGGTCGCCGCCGAGTGCCGCGCGCTCGGGGCGCGGGTGGTGACCGTCGTCGCCGATGTCACCGAGCCGGCGATGGTGCGGGAGGTCGCCGCCGCCGTCGACCGCGTGGACGTCTGGGTGCACACCGCGGCGGTGATGGCGTACGGGCGGTTCGAGGACGTGCCGGTCGAGGTGTTCGACCAGGTGGTGCGGGTCGACCTGCTCGGGGCGGCGAACGTCGCACGGGTCGCACTGGAGACGTTCCGGCGGCAGCGGCGCGGGGTGCTGATCTTCGGCGGGTCGCTGCTGGGGACGGTGGTGACGCCGTACACGAGCTCGTATGTGACCAGCAAGTGGGGGCTGCGCGCACTCGTTCGGGCATTGCGGCTGGAGACCCGGGACGCCGCCGACATCCATGTCTGCCTGGTGTCGCCGGGGGCGGTGGACACCCCGATCTACCGGCGGGCGGCCAACTTCGCGGGGCGGTACGGGCAACCGCCGCCGCCGGTGGATTCGCCGGAGAAGGTGGCGGCGGCGATCCTGCGGTGCGCGCGGCGGCCGCGGGGCACGGTGAACGTCGGGATCGCGAACAAGATCATCAGCTTGGGGTTCGTGGTGACGCCGGCGCTGTACGACGTGCTGGTGGGGCCGCTGATGCGACGCGGCGGACTGTCCCGGGAGCGGGTCGGGCCGCACAACGGCAACGTGTTCACCCCGGTGCACCACGCCGCCGCCGAGGACCGCCGATGA
- a CDS encoding ParA family protein: MSGNDRAEAWTTALRDQQNSLDLGADLGPADPTAYTMRRPIPEPMPTDRHGPARIIALANQKGGVGKTTTTINLGAALAEYGRKVLLVDFDPQGACSVGLGVNPHNLDLSIYNLLMQDDVTTEDVIIKTDVAGLHLLPANIDLSAAEIQLVNEVAREMALARALRSVRKEYDFILIDCQPSLGLLAINALTIAHGVLIPLECEFFSLRGVALLLDTIDKVRERLNFDLELEGILATMYDSRTTHCRQVLQRVVEAFGDKVYQTVITKTVKFPESTVAGAPITTLDPASSGARNYRQLAREVIASKAERG; the protein is encoded by the coding sequence ATGTCAGGGAACGACCGTGCGGAGGCCTGGACCACCGCGCTCCGCGATCAGCAGAATTCCCTGGATCTGGGCGCCGACCTCGGTCCTGCCGACCCCACGGCGTACACGATGCGCCGTCCGATCCCGGAGCCGATGCCGACCGATCGGCACGGCCCCGCGCGGATCATCGCTTTGGCGAACCAGAAAGGTGGTGTCGGGAAGACGACCACCACCATCAATCTGGGCGCCGCCCTGGCCGAATACGGCCGCAAGGTGCTCCTGGTCGACTTCGACCCGCAGGGCGCCTGCTCGGTCGGGCTCGGGGTCAACCCGCACAACCTCGACCTGAGCATCTACAACCTGCTCATGCAGGACGACGTCACCACCGAGGACGTCATCATCAAGACCGATGTCGCCGGGCTGCACCTGCTGCCGGCCAACATCGACCTCTCCGCGGCCGAGATCCAGCTGGTCAACGAGGTGGCCCGGGAGATGGCCCTGGCCCGGGCGCTGCGCTCGGTCCGCAAGGAGTACGACTTCATCCTGATCGACTGCCAGCCCTCGCTGGGCCTGCTGGCGATCAACGCGCTCACCATCGCGCACGGCGTGCTCATCCCGCTGGAGTGCGAGTTCTTCTCGCTGCGCGGTGTCGCCCTGCTGCTCGACACCATCGACAAGGTGCGCGAGCGGCTCAACTTCGACCTGGAACTCGAAGGCATCCTCGCCACCATGTACGACTCCCGCACCACCCACTGCCGCCAGGTGCTGCAGCGCGTGGTCGAGGCGTTCGGCGACAAGGTGTACCAGACGGTCATCACCAAGACGGTGAAGTTCCCGGAGTCGACCGTGGCCGGCGCCCCGATCACTACGCTGGACCCGGCGTCCTCGGGCGCCCGCAACTACCGTCAGCTGGCTCGCGAGGTCATCGCCTCCAAGGCAGAACGAGGATAG
- the xerD gene encoding site-specific tyrosine recombinase XerD, which yields MTLDRAIKAYLDHLGVERGLSRNTLASYRRDLDRYAERLVAAGIEDLDRVRPADVTGHLATLRDEGLASSSAARAISAVRGLHRFAVRERLVAQDVAADVHPPAPPRRLPRALDTDQVERLLAVPAADNPLGLRDRALLEFLYGTGARISEAVGADIDDLQLGADSAATLRGKGGRTRLVPVGGYARTALQAYLVRARPTLAEAGRGTPAIFLNARGGRLSRQSAWTVLHRCATAAGLPVDGPHAVSPHTLRHSYATHLLDGGADVRVVQELLGHASVTTTQVYTLVTVERLREVYATSHPRAR from the coding sequence CTGACACTCGACCGGGCGATAAAGGCGTACCTGGACCATCTCGGCGTCGAGCGTGGACTGTCCCGCAACACGCTCGCGTCGTACCGCCGCGACCTCGACCGGTACGCCGAACGGCTGGTCGCGGCCGGCATCGAGGACCTCGACCGGGTCCGCCCGGCCGACGTGACCGGCCACCTGGCCACCCTGCGTGACGAGGGTCTCGCCTCGTCGTCGGCCGCCCGGGCGATCAGCGCGGTCCGCGGCCTGCACCGGTTCGCCGTCCGCGAACGTCTGGTCGCGCAGGACGTGGCGGCCGACGTGCATCCGCCCGCGCCACCCCGGCGGCTGCCCCGGGCGCTCGACACCGACCAGGTCGAACGACTGCTCGCGGTGCCCGCCGCGGACAACCCGTTGGGTCTGCGGGACCGGGCCCTGCTGGAGTTCCTCTACGGCACCGGGGCGCGGATCTCCGAGGCGGTCGGCGCCGACATCGACGACCTGCAACTGGGTGCGGACAGTGCCGCCACGCTGCGCGGCAAGGGTGGCCGGACCCGGCTCGTCCCGGTCGGCGGCTACGCCCGTACCGCGTTGCAGGCCTATCTGGTGCGGGCCCGGCCCACCCTGGCCGAGGCCGGGCGGGGCACCCCGGCGATCTTCCTGAACGCCCGTGGCGGCCGGCTGTCCCGGCAGAGCGCCTGGACCGTGCTGCACCGCTGCGCCACCGCGGCCGGCCTGCCGGTCGACGGGCCGCACGCGGTCAGCCCGCACACGTTGCGTCACTCCTACGCCACGCATCTGCTCGACGGCGGGGCCGATGTGCGCGTCGTTCAGGAACTGCTGGGACACGCCTCGGTCACCACGACACAGGTGTATACGCTGGTGACCGTCGAGCGCCTGCGGGAGGTCTACGCGACCTCCCACCCGCGCGCTCGTTAG
- the ald gene encoding alanine dehydrogenase encodes MKIGIPSEVKNNEFRVAITPAGVFEFARAGHQVFVQSAAGLGSSITDADYREAGATILPDADSVWSEADLVLKVKEPVASEYHRMRPGQVLFTYLHLAASRECTDALMEHRVTGIAYETVELADRSLPLLAPMSEVAGRLAPQVGAYHLMRQGGGRGVLMGGVPGVYAAKVVVIGAGVSGMNAAAIALGMQAEVKLLDRNIARLRAADADYRGHLQTIASNAYEIERAVLDADLVVGAVLVPGAKAPTLISNDLVERMKPGSVLVDISIDQGGCFEASRPTTHDDPTYRVHGSMFYCVANMPGAVPHTSTYALTNVTLPYALELANRGWRDALRHDRALAAGLNTHDGHVVYGPVAEAHGMPVTLLTEVLS; translated from the coding sequence GTGAAAATCGGCATTCCCAGCGAGGTCAAGAACAACGAGTTCCGGGTGGCGATCACCCCGGCCGGCGTGTTCGAGTTCGCCCGGGCCGGACATCAGGTGTTCGTTCAGAGCGCGGCCGGACTCGGCTCCTCGATCACCGACGCGGACTACCGCGAGGCCGGCGCCACCATCCTGCCCGACGCCGACTCGGTGTGGTCCGAAGCCGACCTGGTGCTCAAGGTCAAGGAGCCGGTGGCCAGCGAATACCATCGGATGCGGCCCGGCCAGGTGCTGTTCACCTATCTGCACCTGGCCGCCTCCCGGGAGTGCACCGACGCGCTGATGGAACACCGGGTGACCGGGATCGCCTACGAGACCGTCGAGCTCGCCGACCGGTCCCTGCCGCTGCTGGCCCCGATGTCCGAGGTGGCCGGTCGGCTCGCGCCCCAGGTCGGCGCGTACCACCTGATGCGCCAGGGCGGCGGCCGCGGCGTGCTGATGGGCGGGGTGCCCGGCGTCTACGCGGCCAAGGTGGTGGTGATCGGGGCCGGTGTGTCCGGGATGAACGCGGCCGCGATCGCGCTCGGCATGCAGGCCGAGGTCAAGCTGCTGGACCGCAACATCGCCCGGCTGCGGGCCGCCGACGCCGACTATCGCGGGCACCTGCAGACGATCGCCTCCAACGCGTACGAGATCGAACGCGCCGTGCTCGACGCGGACCTGGTGGTGGGCGCGGTCCTGGTGCCCGGTGCGAAAGCGCCGACGCTGATCTCCAACGATCTGGTGGAGCGGATGAAACCGGGCAGCGTGCTGGTCGACATCTCGATCGACCAGGGCGGCTGCTTCGAGGCGTCCCGGCCGACCACCCACGACGACCCGACCTACCGGGTGCACGGATCGATGTTCTACTGCGTCGCGAACATGCCCGGGGCGGTGCCGCACACCAGCACCTACGCGTTGACCAACGTCACCCTCCCGTACGCTCTGGAACTGGCCAACCGGGGCTGGCGCGACGCGCTGCGCCACGACCGGGCGCTGGCCGCCGGGCTCAACACCCACGACGGTCACGTCGTCTACGGCCCGGTGGCCGAGGCGCACGGGATGCCGGTGACGTTGCTGACGGAGGTGCTGAGCTGA
- a CDS encoding barstar family protein, whose translation MSGGFPWLLVDQNIDDGDAVVAACADIDGLFADPGEPPVERYTLLGCAPAGRLRAACDGYGAPWLGNIGLETIHRPESKHPRECWECTEELLDLTVVSASPTGYGVFDVVLEGRLRIDPEHRKRRRGPDRAPEADGYVLTGITGEGEETFGTCQDVSGVFRSRPQRVPAPATLIGCRPEPRLRRAIDAFTRGAARHRRMIIASIFSVADDGTATHMLDSGLGAEVSAVRPSVLGDGLLDVDFGSSYGDAIKGGRPHGAREIWERWQAGRPTERGQWAAYPAALRHEWAGAALAHHRPGPDRPAGRTYHLDGRHVTDEDGFYCAIGEAINGPGGYFGWNAGALHDCLLGGWGAAPGFRLVWHDSAVARKHLVPGYDRRDWCPAITMDHLLAWLAEDGVEVDLR comes from the coding sequence ATGAGTGGCGGCTTTCCCTGGCTTCTCGTCGACCAGAACATCGACGACGGCGACGCGGTCGTGGCGGCGTGCGCCGACATCGACGGCCTGTTCGCCGACCCGGGTGAGCCGCCGGTCGAGCGGTACACGCTGCTCGGCTGCGCCCCGGCCGGCCGGCTGCGCGCGGCCTGCGACGGCTACGGCGCGCCCTGGCTGGGCAACATCGGACTGGAGACGATCCACCGGCCGGAGTCGAAGCATCCCCGGGAGTGCTGGGAGTGCACCGAGGAGTTGCTCGACCTCACCGTGGTGTCGGCCAGCCCGACCGGCTACGGGGTGTTCGACGTGGTCCTGGAGGGCCGGCTGCGGATCGATCCGGAGCACCGCAAGCGGCGCCGCGGGCCGGACCGGGCCCCGGAGGCCGACGGCTACGTGCTGACCGGGATCACCGGCGAGGGCGAGGAGACGTTCGGCACCTGCCAGGACGTGTCCGGAGTGTTCCGGTCCCGGCCGCAGCGGGTGCCGGCACCGGCGACGCTGATCGGCTGCCGGCCCGAGCCGCGGCTGCGGCGGGCGATCGACGCGTTCACCCGGGGCGCCGCCCGGCACCGGCGGATGATCATCGCGTCGATCTTCAGCGTGGCCGACGACGGCACCGCGACGCACATGCTGGACAGCGGGCTGGGCGCCGAGGTGTCCGCCGTGCGCCCGTCGGTGCTCGGCGACGGGCTGCTCGACGTCGACTTCGGGAGCTCCTACGGGGATGCGATCAAAGGCGGTCGCCCGCACGGGGCCCGGGAGATCTGGGAGCGCTGGCAGGCCGGACGACCGACCGAGCGGGGGCAGTGGGCGGCGTACCCGGCGGCGCTGCGGCACGAGTGGGCCGGCGCCGCGCTGGCCCACCACCGGCCGGGGCCGGACCGGCCGGCCGGGCGGACGTACCACCTGGACGGCCGGCACGTGACCGACGAGGACGGCTTCTACTGCGCGATCGGCGAGGCGATCAACGGCCCGGGCGGATACTTCGGGTGGAACGCCGGAGCGCTGCACGACTGCCTGCTCGGCGGCTGGGGCGCGGCGCCCGGCTTCCGGCTCGTCTGGCACGACTCGGCGGTGGCCCGCAAGCACCTGGTCCCCGGTTACGACCGCCGCGACTGGTGCCCGGCGATCACCATGGACCACCTCCTCGCCTGGCTGGCCGAGGACGGGGTCGAGGTCGACCTGCGCTGA